A region of Lycium barbarum isolate Lr01 chromosome 3, ASM1917538v2, whole genome shotgun sequence DNA encodes the following proteins:
- the LOC132634115 gene encoding auxin-responsive protein SAUR29-like, whose product MNNSQMGKEETKSSSSNLLKKLEKYLSMKKVSGAILSKSKSWHGRNSTIAPEGCFWVYVGPEKERFVIKTKYASHPLFKMLLEDAQKEYGYSYSQGPILLPCDVDLFYNVLAEMGSSKEIDDSICGSCSTLFSPGRRLGNSQMARGYGSFRVLTPPPRLFKRLNSFNSG is encoded by the coding sequence ATGAATAATAGCCAAATGGGAAAGGAAGAGACGAAATCTAGCTCTTCTAATTTACTAAAGAAGTTGGAGAAATATCTATCAATGAAGAAAGTAAGTGGAGCAATTTTGTCCAAGAGCAAATCATGGCATGGAAGAAACAGCACAATAGCTCCAGAAGGGTGCTTTTGGGTTTATGTTGGGCCAGAGAAAGAGAGGTTTGTCATAAAGACAAAGTATGCAAGTCATCCATTGTTCAAGATGTTGCTTGAAGATGCTCAAAAGGAGTATGGTTATAGTTATAGCCAAGGCCCAATTTTGTTACCTTGTGATGTTGATCTCTTCTACAACGTGTTGGCTGAAATGGGCAGTAGCAAAGAGATTGATGATTCAATTTGTGGATCATGCAGTACCTTATTTAGTCCTGGTAGGCGTTTGGGTAATAGCCAAATGGCTAGAGGTTATGGTTCTTTTAGGGTTCTTACCCCACCGCCAAGATTGTTCAAGCGCCTCAACTCTTTCAATAGTGGGTAA
- the LOC132631284 gene encoding uncharacterized protein LOC132631284, which produces MTIDATVLQWIYSTISNDLLNTIIEPDATAMDAWVRLRDIFQDHQNSRAVTLEQEFTMTRMEDFPNASAYCQRLKSLADQLKNVGAPVTNSCLVLQLVSGLTEAYKGVGTQIRHAKPLPPFTEARSSLVLEERELAAMASHGSGSAIVAAVDDAALPSENTSSRRGKTKNSHRQNSGTSRKNGSSRGSGSGKITGSNGGRGGRSSGSPQPAGYSSQQWLAG; this is translated from the coding sequence ATGACCATTGACGCCACCGTGCTTCAATGGATTTATTCGACAATTTCAAATGATCTGTTAAACACCATCATTGAACCAGACGCTACTGCCATGGACGCTTGGGTTCGCTTGCGTGATATATTCCAAGATCATCAAAACTCTCGTGCGGTGACTCTCGAACAAGAATTCACGATGACTCGTATGGAGGATTTTCCCAATGCCTCCGCCTATTGTCAACGTCTAAAGAGCCTTGCGGATCAACTGAAAAACGTCGGGGCTCCCGTGACGAATAGCTGCCTTGTCCTTCAACTGGTTTCGGGTCTCACTGAAGCGTACAAAGGGGTTGGGACACAAATTCGCCATGCTAAGCCTCTCCCACCATTCACAGAGGCTCGATCTTCCCTTGTTTTGGAGGAACGTGAACTTGCGGCAATGGCGTCTCACGGGTCTGGTTCGGCTATAGTAGCCGCGGTCGACGATGCGGCACTGCCCTCTGAAAACACAAGCTCACGCCGAGGGAAAACAAAAAATTCCCACCGCCAAAATTCTGGGACTAGCCGAAAAAATGGTTCTAGCCGCGGCTCAGGCAGCGGAAAAATCACTGGCAGCAACGGCGGACGTGGTGGCCGTAGTAGCGGCAGTCCGCAGCCAGCGGGCTACTCTTCGCAGCAGTGGCTTGCCGGATAG